The following proteins are co-located in the Rickettsiales bacterium genome:
- the glnD gene encoding [protein-PII] uridylyltransferase, giving the protein MLHFYDKAGVALYFALRHNWNMDISALQVELGESILAEYTQAMAEIREEFQANPGSRRAARARALLMDKLITRIRRAGEAKMPKLPKMAILATGGYGRNEMFFHSDVDVMFVIEEESAPKLEPLINLILYLLWDLKLKVGHSVRTVKEAVSESLQDIKTRTNLLEARRISGSQPLARLFFEEFDAQVIEGHEREFIEAKLLERAKRHQQFGESRALLEPNIKEGKGGLRDLQTLMWLMRACYGARRMAHIAALGKISDRELRDFRRARKFLHLVRLHLHDIAGRADERLTFDAQRQIAERLGYRGNETANQSVERFMKRYFQVTRTVGQLTRTLCLLLEEEWGNAPRTGIQAMWKRQKLPKGLEIKSNRLNFKSAKVLEQSPELMIGIFWFVHWLEIDMHPAAWQMLTRNLRRIDRAVRYHREANDYFLQLLLDTKNPVAALRQMNEAGVLGKFIPDFGLLAGQMQFDLYHTFTVDEHILEALGYLHQLEAAEMAEIVPLATTIIPHIQMRRVLYLGLLCHDIAKGRGGQHHLKGVDIGLKLAKRFGFEKAEQKTLAWLIEFHQHMSMVAFKRDLDDPQTIESFANEVQSLNRLQMLYVLTISDIHAVAPNIWNSWKGTLLETLYRRTESLLAGSHVIEQKYSAVSLQKELEQALVQVNPVDISTYIEGSDPVSLEAYDMISHSRIMSCWLAVQKGEEFGLRFWTDKEHEITQVTIATADHHGLFAQIAGVLAICGASITDARIFTRKDNIVIDRFAIQDESGNAFYEDRRQDRIRQRLKRVLSGELELEQAVEEAEQRYPDAAAIFSQEPQVIFDNDVSEQYTLLELQCVDKRGLLYRVTNALTELGLSISTAHIATYGEKVVDVFYVKDKLGNKLIHKGGRHKVRAKLLEILQ; this is encoded by the coding sequence TTGTTACATTTTTATGACAAGGCAGGCGTTGCGCTTTATTTTGCGTTGCGGCATAATTGGAATATGGATATTAGCGCGCTTCAGGTAGAGTTAGGTGAATCGATTTTGGCCGAATATACGCAGGCTATGGCGGAAATTCGTGAGGAATTTCAGGCGAATCCGGGGAGTCGTAGAGCGGCGCGAGCGCGAGCATTATTGATGGATAAGCTGATTACGCGTATCCGCCGCGCGGGCGAGGCAAAAATGCCAAAGTTACCCAAAATGGCGATTCTAGCAACGGGCGGTTATGGCCGTAATGAAATGTTCTTCCATTCCGATGTTGATGTGATGTTCGTGATCGAGGAAGAAAGCGCGCCAAAGCTAGAGCCTTTGATCAATCTCATCCTCTATTTGCTGTGGGATTTGAAGCTAAAAGTGGGGCATTCAGTTCGTACCGTCAAAGAGGCGGTTAGCGAGTCGCTTCAGGATATAAAAACGCGCACAAATTTGCTGGAAGCGCGCCGCATTAGTGGCAGTCAGCCACTGGCGAGGCTCTTCTTTGAAGAGTTTGATGCGCAGGTGATTGAAGGTCATGAGCGTGAGTTTATTGAGGCCAAGCTGTTGGAACGGGCGAAACGCCATCAACAATTTGGTGAATCGCGGGCACTTTTGGAGCCGAATATCAAAGAGGGTAAGGGCGGTTTACGCGATTTGCAGACCTTAATGTGGCTGATGCGTGCCTGTTATGGTGCACGCAGAATGGCGCATATCGCGGCGCTTGGCAAAATAAGCGATCGAGAGTTGCGCGATTTCCGTCGCGCGCGCAAGTTCCTGCATTTAGTGCGTTTGCATCTGCATGATATTGCCGGGCGGGCGGATGAGCGTTTGACCTTCGATGCGCAGCGCCAGATTGCGGAGCGGCTTGGCTATCGTGGCAACGAAACGGCGAATCAATCTGTCGAACGGTTCATGAAACGTTATTTCCAAGTGACGCGCACGGTGGGGCAGCTCACACGGACGCTTTGTTTGCTGTTGGAGGAAGAATGGGGCAACGCGCCGCGTACGGGCATACAGGCGATGTGGAAACGTCAAAAGCTTCCTAAAGGCTTGGAGATTAAGAGTAACCGTCTGAATTTCAAATCTGCGAAAGTGTTGGAGCAATCGCCCGAGCTGATGATTGGTATTTTCTGGTTTGTGCACTGGTTGGAAATTGATATGCATCCCGCCGCGTGGCAGATGTTGACGCGGAATTTGCGACGGATTGATCGCGCTGTTCGCTATCACCGGGAAGCGAATGATTATTTTTTGCAGCTTTTGTTAGATACGAAGAACCCCGTAGCGGCGCTTAGGCAAATGAATGAAGCGGGGGTGCTGGGTAAGTTTATCCCAGACTTTGGTTTGCTTGCGGGGCAGATGCAATTTGACCTTTATCATACCTTCACGGTGGATGAGCATATCCTTGAGGCGCTGGGTTATCTGCATCAATTAGAGGCCGCGGAAATGGCGGAGATTGTTCCGCTGGCGACCACGATTATCCCGCATATTCAAATGCGTCGGGTGTTGTATCTAGGGTTGCTCTGTCACGATATCGCCAAGGGGCGCGGAGGTCAGCATCATTTGAAAGGTGTTGATATTGGCTTAAAACTCGCCAAACGTTTTGGTTTTGAAAAGGCAGAGCAGAAGACACTTGCCTGGCTGATCGAGTTTCATCAGCATATGTCGATGGTGGCGTTTAAACGCGATTTAGATGATCCGCAAACGATCGAGAGTTTCGCAAATGAGGTGCAATCGCTGAACCGATTGCAGATGCTTTATGTGCTAACTATTTCCGATATCCATGCGGTGGCGCCCAATATTTGGAATAGCTGGAAAGGGACGTTGCTGGAAACATTATACCGTAGAACCGAGAGTTTGTTGGCTGGTTCGCACGTTATAGAGCAAAAATACTCAGCCGTTTCACTGCAAAAAGAATTAGAGCAGGCGCTGGTGCAGGTCAACCCGGTCGATATTTCGACCTATATTGAAGGCTCGGATCCTGTCTCGTTAGAAGCGTATGATATGATCTCGCATAGCCGGATTATGTCATGTTGGCTGGCAGTGCAAAAGGGCGAAGAATTCGGCTTACGCTTTTGGACGGATAAAGAGCATGAGATTACGCAGGTGACGATTGCGACGGCCGATCATCATGGACTCTTCGCGCAAATTGCGGGTGTGCTGGCGATTTGCGGCGCGAGTATTACCGATGCACGTATCTTTACACGCAAAGATAATATCGTCATTGACCGTTTTGCGATTCAGGATGAAAGTGGCAACGCCTTTTATGAAGACCGTCGTCAAGATCGTATCCGGCAGCGCCTCAAGCGAGTGCTCAGTGGCGAGCTGGAATTGGAGCAGGCAGTCGAAGAGGCGGAACAGCGTTATCCCGATGCTGCCGCTATATTCTCGCAAGAGCCGCAAGTCATTTTCGATAATGATGTGAGTGAGCAATATACTCTGCTTGAGTTGCAATGTGTGGATAAACGCGGGCTTCTATACCGTGTCACAAACGCACTCACCGAGCTTGGATTATCCATTTCAACGGCGCATATCGCGACTTACGGTGAAAAAGTGGTCGATGTGTTCTATGTTAAAGATAAGTTAGGCAATAAGCTCATTCACAAGGGTGGACGTCATAAAGTACGAGCAAAGTTGCTGGAAATATTGCAGTAA
- a CDS encoding DUF6111 family protein, producing the protein MIRFLLTKFWPALIPIALYLLWFAYKRHKLRHSDEVVRITDGPWLVTLITAMFIAAAGFIWLGLVGEKTGPATYTPAIMKDGKIVQGEVKSNADER; encoded by the coding sequence ATGATTCGATTCTTACTTACAAAATTTTGGCCCGCGCTTATTCCGATAGCGCTGTATCTGTTGTGGTTTGCCTATAAACGCCACAAGCTCCGCCATAGCGATGAGGTCGTCCGCATTACGGATGGCCCCTGGTTGGTGACGCTTATCACGGCAATGTTCATTGCAGCGGCAGGTTTTATCTGGCTTGGTTTGGTGGGTGAGAAGACGGGCCCGGCAACCTATACGCCTGCCATTATGAAGGATGGAAAGATCGTGCAGGGCGAAGTCAAGAGCAACGCCGATGAGCGGTAA
- a CDS encoding CHASE domain-containing protein translates to MPDNIPDRNEKDRSILRVYIPFLVGFFLLFSLITAFILLPKINQAFEAKQTQDNTQQMQVEAELLVRSVESYRSILRDLASFPVLVNAAMLSSAENRDLIALLKNFSLSGEKGKIIIQDIAGKVVLQASQELKGKYGVTNPWLEPLLEARKPYYFQLLKQSSDHFTFMLAVPIYHKGSVEGILSAEITPALQSIFSEYSLQEGHAFRLSQNDVTVQTVNIRPAVPHEYSMELAGLGLTFAHIVDDTPLLKQRHTLRNTILTVLLIGLVVSFIFFVFLAYRILGEDAKQDFVHHSPSTCIRDYIIPFALAGLGVSASIAAYFVFQNLQNQKLQHNFQSEAKEIIQAIKQELHVQLDTLGALKSFYDASTHVDREEFKSFTTAWLEDAPGIQALDWIPYVKGAERTAYELRAQKEGLGNFTFIDKDAEGNFIPAPNHEAYYPVYYAEPIEKNKVILGLVSANVAMRNKAIHAARDTGKINASAYINIAQDNQNQSLRLLFNPIYEGAREYPSLKQRRKNFKGLILMVLRVDDLIEQVLGSRLEANHIQISDMTDANNLEFIFNSLPDTDTEFDKFSFQEVLSVGGRSWEVKVIPQLAHYHAKSEWLPRLILLLGLMLTGITTFILIQLTRRRAVVEGIVEDRTAQLLEREIERERLIEKLTLSNEELERFAYVASHDLKAPLRAIDHLSQWIEEDIAETMSEETGGNIALMRQRVKRMEHLLDDLLEYARVEQKVKNAAPELVKMSQVMEDVIALVAAPEGFEIKGNAVMGTIHLPRIPLQQVLFNLVHNAVKHHDKATGLVEVAIRDVGDKYEITVRDDGPGIAQEYHAKVFEMFQTLRPRDEVEGSGMGLALVQKIITTLDCKLVLESHEGEGTLFRFTWPKKQRNIEE, encoded by the coding sequence ATGCCAGATAATATTCCCGATAGAAACGAAAAGGATCGATCTATCTTACGGGTATATATCCCTTTTCTTGTTGGATTTTTCTTACTCTTTTCGCTTATCACGGCGTTTATCCTTTTGCCGAAAATCAATCAGGCATTTGAAGCGAAACAGACCCAAGATAATACCCAGCAAATGCAGGTTGAAGCAGAGCTTTTAGTGCGTTCTGTCGAGAGTTACCGTAGCATTTTACGCGATTTGGCTAGTTTTCCTGTCTTGGTGAATGCCGCGATGCTCTCAAGTGCCGAAAATCGTGACCTTATTGCTTTGCTCAAGAATTTCTCACTTTCGGGTGAAAAAGGAAAAATCATTATACAGGATATCGCGGGAAAGGTGGTGCTTCAGGCATCGCAAGAGTTGAAAGGAAAATATGGCGTCACTAATCCTTGGCTTGAGCCTCTTTTGGAGGCAAGGAAGCCTTATTATTTCCAACTTTTGAAACAAAGCAGCGATCACTTTACCTTCATGCTCGCGGTTCCTATTTATCACAAGGGAAGCGTTGAAGGCATTTTAAGCGCCGAAATTACCCCCGCATTGCAATCTATCTTTAGTGAATACTCTTTGCAGGAAGGACACGCCTTTCGATTATCACAAAATGACGTAACCGTGCAGACCGTCAACATTCGGCCTGCTGTGCCGCATGAATATTCAATGGAGCTGGCGGGACTCGGTCTAACATTTGCTCATATCGTCGATGATACACCTCTATTGAAACAAAGGCATACATTAAGAAATACCATCCTGACCGTCTTGCTTATTGGCCTAGTGGTTTCGTTTATTTTCTTCGTATTTTTGGCTTACCGTATTTTAGGAGAGGATGCCAAACAGGATTTTGTGCACCATTCACCTTCTACGTGCATCAGGGATTACATTATTCCATTTGCGCTCGCCGGGTTAGGTGTCTCTGCCAGTATCGCCGCCTATTTCGTTTTCCAAAACTTGCAAAATCAGAAATTGCAGCACAATTTTCAATCAGAGGCAAAAGAAATTATTCAGGCCATTAAGCAAGAACTTCATGTTCAGCTAGACACACTCGGGGCCTTAAAAAGTTTTTACGATGCCTCTACTCATGTGGATAGAGAAGAGTTCAAATCTTTCACAACCGCATGGTTAGAGGATGCTCCAGGTATTCAAGCCTTAGATTGGATACCTTATGTAAAGGGTGCTGAGCGCACAGCTTACGAATTGAGAGCGCAAAAAGAGGGACTAGGTAACTTCACTTTTATTGATAAAGACGCAGAAGGAAACTTTATTCCCGCGCCCAATCACGAAGCGTATTACCCGGTCTATTATGCTGAGCCGATAGAAAAGAATAAGGTGATATTAGGCCTTGTTTCGGCCAATGTTGCCATGCGGAATAAGGCAATCCATGCCGCGCGAGATACAGGAAAGATTAATGCATCTGCCTACATCAATATCGCACAAGATAACCAGAATCAGTCTTTGCGGCTGCTGTTTAATCCTATTTATGAGGGGGCACGAGAGTATCCTTCTTTAAAGCAACGGCGGAAGAACTTTAAAGGGTTGATTCTGATGGTTCTACGCGTTGATGACCTCATTGAGCAGGTATTAGGTTCTAGGCTTGAAGCCAATCATATTCAAATTTCGGATATGACGGATGCGAATAATTTAGAATTTATTTTCAACTCTTTGCCTGATACAGACACTGAATTTGACAAGTTTAGCTTTCAAGAGGTGCTGAGTGTTGGAGGGCGTTCTTGGGAGGTAAAGGTAATTCCTCAGCTTGCACACTATCACGCTAAATCAGAATGGTTACCTCGCTTAATACTTCTTTTAGGGCTGATGTTGACGGGCATCACAACTTTTATCCTTATTCAGCTAACTCGCCGTCGTGCGGTGGTTGAGGGAATTGTCGAGGATCGTACGGCGCAATTGTTGGAGCGTGAGATAGAGCGCGAGCGGTTGATCGAAAAACTGACCTTGTCCAATGAAGAGTTAGAGCGTTTTGCCTATGTCGCATCGCATGATCTGAAAGCGCCTTTGCGTGCGATCGATCATCTGTCGCAATGGATTGAAGAAGATATTGCAGAAACAATGTCTGAAGAAACGGGGGGCAATATAGCCTTAATGCGCCAGCGGGTTAAGCGTATGGAGCATCTGCTGGACGATCTATTGGAATATGCTCGTGTTGAGCAAAAGGTCAAAAATGCCGCACCAGAATTAGTGAAAATGAGCCAAGTGATGGAGGATGTTATCGCCTTGGTTGCGGCGCCTGAAGGGTTCGAGATTAAAGGCAATGCAGTCATGGGAACGATCCACCTGCCACGCATTCCATTGCAGCAAGTCTTATTTAACTTGGTGCATAATGCAGTGAAACATCACGATAAAGCAACAGGCCTTGTGGAGGTCGCCATTCGGGATGTAGGAGATAAATACGAAATTACAGTGCGCGATGATGGACCCGGCATTGCGCAAGAGTATCATGCAAAGGTATTTGAGATGTTTCAAACACTACGTCCGCGTGACGAAGTGGAAGGAAGTGGAATGGGCCTTGCTTTAGTACAAAAAATCATCACAACTTTAGACTGTAAACTTGTGCTAGAATCGCATGAAGGGGAAGGCACGTTGTTCCGCTTCACCTGGCCGAAGAAGCAACGTAATATAGAAGAATAA
- a CDS encoding CCA tRNA nucleotidyltransferase, which yields MSGNITKDSWLTWPETRKLVEVFAAAEQEIRFVGGAVRDLLTGMPVKDVDVATTASPQQVLGILDKAGIRAIPTGLSHGTVTAVIDHVPFEITTLRCDIKTYGRHAEVLFTRDWEQDAARRDFTINALYCDAEGRVYDYQHGLEDLRARRVRFIGDAETRIREDGLRILRFFRFTARYSEGEIDGEGLAACHQCREMLDDLSGERIAQEMLKLMDAEAAPALIQLMDEQRLTLPLFGYAVNTRVLECWSRIRLMADIEEQELPVPMVLLSLLCRAQEGAMSDYVIQRWKLSNAQSDLLEFLGSAKQITSEMGEAEQKRLLRQIGYERFRALVLVSWAENLSLGPNEAQMLSAAYRPILWLSGHWEIPNFPIGGADLAALGLEPGPQMGTWLKQLEEWWEAEGYAPTREEILHRFESQR from the coding sequence ATGAGCGGTAATATTACTAAAGATAGCTGGCTCACTTGGCCCGAAACACGCAAACTCGTAGAAGTCTTTGCAGCGGCTGAGCAGGAGATCCGTTTTGTTGGTGGTGCCGTGCGCGATCTACTTACTGGTATGCCGGTTAAAGATGTTGATGTCGCAACGACAGCCTCACCCCAGCAAGTATTGGGGATTTTAGATAAGGCCGGTATCAGAGCGATTCCAACCGGCTTATCGCATGGAACCGTCACGGCTGTGATCGACCATGTACCGTTTGAAATTACCACCTTACGCTGCGATATCAAAACCTATGGCCGCCATGCAGAAGTGCTCTTTACCCGCGATTGGGAGCAAGATGCGGCGCGCCGTGATTTCACCATTAACGCACTTTATTGCGATGCTGAGGGCCGGGTTTACGATTATCAGCACGGCTTAGAAGATTTACGAGCACGCCGCGTTCGTTTCATCGGCGACGCCGAGACCCGTATCCGCGAAGATGGTTTGCGGATCTTGCGTTTCTTCCGTTTCACCGCGCGCTATAGCGAGGGCGAGATCGATGGCGAGGGGCTCGCTGCCTGTCATCAATGCCGTGAAATGCTGGATGATTTATCCGGCGAACGCATCGCGCAGGAAATGCTGAAATTAATGGATGCAGAAGCGGCACCTGCGCTGATTCAGTTGATGGATGAGCAGCGCCTAACGCTGCCGCTATTCGGTTATGCCGTGAATACTCGTGTTTTAGAATGTTGGTCGCGCATCCGTTTGATGGCCGATATTGAAGAGCAGGAACTGCCGGTGCCGATGGTGCTGCTCTCCCTTTTATGTCGCGCGCAAGAGGGAGCGATGTCGGATTATGTGATTCAACGTTGGAAGCTCTCCAATGCGCAATCGGATCTGCTGGAGTTTTTGGGCAGTGCTAAGCAAATCACCTCGGAGATGGGTGAGGCGGAACAAAAACGCCTTTTGCGCCAGATTGGCTATGAGCGTTTTCGCGCGCTCGTATTAGTCAGTTGGGCTGAGAATCTTTCCCTCGGTCCGAATGAAGCGCAAATGCTCTCGGCAGCCTATCGCCCTATTCTTTGGCTTTCGGGGCATTGGGAAATTCCGAATTTCCCCATCGGCGGTGCAGATCTTGCGGCTTTAGGGTTAGAACCCGGCCCGCAAATGGGCACATGGCTCAAACAGCTAGAAGAGTGGTGGGAAGCCGAAGGTTATGCCCCCACCCGCGAAGAGATTTTGCATCGGTTTGAAAGCCAGCGTTAG